In Rosa chinensis cultivar Old Blush chromosome 1, RchiOBHm-V2, whole genome shotgun sequence, a genomic segment contains:
- the LOC112190032 gene encoding UPF0481 protein At3g47200 isoform X1: protein MSGFSQHEQERRRMEVNNQATPNEIVNPLEASMGEKLYNLSPVSPMRCIYRVPNRLRHANEKAYTPNLVSIGTFHHGNEALKPMEEHKMRYLKAFLGRSTLSLSGYILKIKAQEERLRSCYIETIELDSDEFARIILVDAAFIIEVLLRSYYDHLVDANDCIFRRPKLIWDLWPDMLLLENQLPFFILEDLCPQLINSSSGGTTRRLSMVVLSLEFFNNWRILGIEGTVQENDVKIRSQQEVKHLLDLLRTLLMLPMLESQNGGNFHFPPSTTKLHQAGVKFKVGPRKSLSSIQFIDGILEIPKLILEDHTELIMRNVVAYEQCNFPSKCCVSDYVLVLDSLVDTAKDVELLIDYGIFENCLGDSNEVSRWINSLNIGVGYSGDFYFSTVCQNLTKHCDVGWHKRMANLRQNYFNTPWRTISVVAAGCHSSRGFSFDCCHSSRAFSHRLWYFNRDRDCDSEEWRAGLQFEA from the exons ATGTCTGGATTTTCTCAACATGAACAAGAGAGGAGGAGAATGGAAGTAAACAATCAAGCTACTCCAAATGAAATAGTAAACCCGTTAGAAGCTTCAATGGGTGAGAAGCTGTATAACTTGTCTCCTGTATCCCCTATGCGTTGTATCTATCGAGTTCCTAACCGATTGAGACATGCAAATGAAAAGGCCTACACACCCAATTTAGTCTCTATAGGGACATTTCATCATGGTAACGAAGCCTTAAAACCCATGGAAGAACACAAAATGAGGTACCTGAAAGCTTTTTTAGGTCGGAGCACGCTGAGCTTGTCGGGTTATATACTGAAAATAAAGGCTCAAGAAGAAAGATTGCGCAGTTGTTACATTGAGACTATTGAGCTTGATAGTGATGAATTTGCTAGAATCATTCTTGTGGATGCAGCATTCATCATTGAAGTCTTACTAAGGTCCTATTATGATCATTTGGTAGATGCAAATGATTGCATTTTCAGAAGACCAAAGTTAATATGGGATCTATGGCCTGACATGTTGTTACTTGAAAACCAATTGCCGTTCTTCATTCTCGAGGATCTTTGCCCACAATTGATCAATTCCAGCTCTGGTGGAACTACCAGGAGGCTTTCAATGGTCGTTCTCTCGCTCGAATTCTTCAATAATTGGAGAATATTGGGCATAGAAGGAACTGTGCAGGAAAATGATGTCAAAATACGTTCTCAGCAAGAAGTAAAACATCTTCTTGATCTGTTGAGAACGTTATTGATGCTACCAATGTTGGAATCACAAAATGGAGGGAACTTTCATTTTCCTCCTAGCACGACAAAGTTACACCAAGCAGGAGTGAAGTTTAAAGTCGGACCAAGAAAAAGCTTGTCCAGCATACAATTCATTGATGGGATATTGGAAATTCCAAAGTTAATCCTTGAGGATCACACAGAGCTTATAATGAGAAATGTTGTTGCATACGAGCAATGCAATTTTCCCTCGAAATGTTGTGTAAGTGATTATGTTCTTGTCCTCGATTCTCTTGTGGACACTGCAAAGGATGTGGAGTTACTTATCGACTATGGTATTTTTGAAAATTGTCTAGGTGACAGCAATGAGGTTTCTCGTTGGATCAACAGTCTCAACATTGGAGTTGGATATAGTGGTGACTTTTATTTCTCTACCGTTTGTCAAAACCTGACCAAGCATTGCGATGTCGGGTGGCATAAAAGGATGGCAAATTTGAGGCAAAATTATTTCAACACACCTTGGCGTACCATCTCTGTGGTTGCAGCTG GTTGCCATTCTTCTAGGGGCTTCTCATTCGATTGCTGTCATTCTTCTAGGGCCTTCTCTCATCGGCTTTGGTATTTCAATAGAGACAGAGACTGTGATAGCGAAGAGTGGAGAGCAGGCCTTCAATTTGAAGCGTGA
- the LOC112190032 gene encoding UPF0481 protein At3g47200 isoform X2: protein MSGFSQHEQERRRMEVNNQATPNEIVNPLEASMGEKLYNLSPVSPMRCIYRVPNRLRHANEKAYTPNLVSIGTFHHGNEALKPMEEHKMRYLKAFLGRSTLSLSGYILKIKAQEERLRSCYIETIELDSDEFARIILVDAAFIIEVLLRSYYDHLVDANDCIFRRPKLIWDLWPDMLLLENQLPFFILEDLCPQLINSSSGGTTRRLSMVVLSLEFFNNWRILGIEGTVQENDVKIRSQQEVKHLLDLLRTLLMLPMLESQNGGNFHFPPSTTKLHQAGVKFKVGPRKSLSSIQFIDGILEIPKLILEDHTELIMRNVVAYEQCNFPSKCCVTAMRFLVGSTVSTLELDIVVTFISLPFVKT, encoded by the exons ATGTCTGGATTTTCTCAACATGAACAAGAGAGGAGGAGAATGGAAGTAAACAATCAAGCTACTCCAAATGAAATAGTAAACCCGTTAGAAGCTTCAATGGGTGAGAAGCTGTATAACTTGTCTCCTGTATCCCCTATGCGTTGTATCTATCGAGTTCCTAACCGATTGAGACATGCAAATGAAAAGGCCTACACACCCAATTTAGTCTCTATAGGGACATTTCATCATGGTAACGAAGCCTTAAAACCCATGGAAGAACACAAAATGAGGTACCTGAAAGCTTTTTTAGGTCGGAGCACGCTGAGCTTGTCGGGTTATATACTGAAAATAAAGGCTCAAGAAGAAAGATTGCGCAGTTGTTACATTGAGACTATTGAGCTTGATAGTGATGAATTTGCTAGAATCATTCTTGTGGATGCAGCATTCATCATTGAAGTCTTACTAAGGTCCTATTATGATCATTTGGTAGATGCAAATGATTGCATTTTCAGAAGACCAAAGTTAATATGGGATCTATGGCCTGACATGTTGTTACTTGAAAACCAATTGCCGTTCTTCATTCTCGAGGATCTTTGCCCACAATTGATCAATTCCAGCTCTGGTGGAACTACCAGGAGGCTTTCAATGGTCGTTCTCTCGCTCGAATTCTTCAATAATTGGAGAATATTGGGCATAGAAGGAACTGTGCAGGAAAATGATGTCAAAATACGTTCTCAGCAAGAAGTAAAACATCTTCTTGATCTGTTGAGAACGTTATTGATGCTACCAATGTTGGAATCACAAAATGGAGGGAACTTTCATTTTCCTCCTAGCACGACAAAGTTACACCAAGCAGGAGTGAAGTTTAAAGTCGGACCAAGAAAAAGCTTGTCCAGCATACAATTCATTGATGGGATATTGGAAATTCCAAAGTTAATCCTTGAGGATCACACAGAGCTTATAATGAGAAATGTTGTTGCATACGAGCAATGCAATTTTCCCTCGAAATGTTGT GTGACAGCAATGAGGTTTCTCGTTGGATCAACAGTCTCAACATTGGAGTTGGATATAGTGGTGACTTTTATTTCTCTACCGTTTGTCAAAACCTGA